One window of the Eucalyptus grandis isolate ANBG69807.140 chromosome 6, ASM1654582v1, whole genome shotgun sequence genome contains the following:
- the LOC104448384 gene encoding LOW QUALITY PROTEIN: universal stress protein PHOS32-like (The sequence of the model RefSeq protein was modified relative to this genomic sequence to represent the inferred CDS: inserted 1 base in 1 codon) has protein sequence MQQPPPHPHPHHHHHHPQSDPSAAAADHPQLPTIKIHHPSSPATTTPXATPTAGANRKIGVAVDLSDESAYAVRWAVHHYLRPGDAVILLHVSPTSVLFGADWGPLPHLPSSASSASASPDHPLNPNPNPNPNNPARPEEVQKSQDDFDAFTSAKVADLAKPLKDAQIPYKIHIVKDHDMKERLCLEVERLGLSAVIMGSRGFGAARRGSDGRLGSVSDYCVHHCVCPVVVVRYPDEKDGGNGGDPIVAVNEVAEEEDEVAVSVARHEQKQKDA, from the exons ATGCAGCAGCCGCcgccccacccccacccccaccaccaccaccaccacccccaaTCCGacccctccgccgccgccgccgaccacCCCCAGCTCCCCACCATCAAGATCCACCACCCCTCCTCCCCCGCCACCACCACTC CCGCCACCCCCACCGCCGGCGCCAACCGCAAGATCGGCGTCGCCGTCGACCTCTCCGACGAGAGCGCCTACGCCGTCCGCTGGGCCGTCCACCACTACCTCCGCCCCGGCGACGCCGTCATACTGCTCCACGTCAGCCCCACCTCCGTCCTCTTCGGCGCCGACTGGGGCCCCCTCCCCCACCtcccctcctccgcctcctccgcctccgcctcccccGATCACCCCCTCAACccaaaccctaaccctaatccTAACAACCCGGCCCGCCCCGAGGAGGTCCAGAAGTCCCAGGACGACTTCGACGCCTTCACCAGCGCCAAGGTCGCCGATCTCGCCAAGCCCTTGAAGGACGCCCAGATACCCTACAAGATCCACATAGTCAAGGACCACGACATGAAGGAGAGGCTCTGCTTGGAGGTCGAGAGGTTGGGCTTGAGCGCCGTGATCATGGGCAGCCGCGGGTTCGGCGCCGCCCGGCGGGGGAGCGACGGCAGGCTTGGGAGTGTCAGTGATTACTGCGTGCATCACTGCGTCTGTCCTGTTGTGGTGGTCAGATACCCCGATGAGAAAGACGGCGGGAATGGCGGCGATCCCATCGTCGCCGTGAATGAGGTcgccgaggaggaggacgaggtgGCCGTGAGTGTGGCCAGACACGAGCAGAAGCAGAAAG